A genomic region of bacterium contains the following coding sequences:
- a CDS encoding PLP-dependent aspartate aminotransferase family protein gives MTDKPRNRKRAKAEYRMRTHLIHGNYDSKKWDYDHHVVPPMSSSATYRLSSAQRGAQGFFEFASETTDFTKHVPIYIYERLEEPTRGMLEENLAYAEGGEMCVTFATGMAAISATLGMLCESGHEIVAHQVLYGCTYSLVTNWLPRYGVVTKFVNMQNEEELRRAISFKTRVVYFETPVNPDLSLIDIGAVRKVVDEVNRDRPLERQIKIVVDNTFATPFCQRPIALGADFSVHSLTKDIGGFGTDMGGAVIGPRRFYGPLMLYRKDFGGVLSPKSAWNILVYGLPTLSTRMINQQKTAGRVARFLQEHPKVARVIYPGLESHPQFELAKRQMFDYEGKFAPGAMIYFVLKETDARPAGSRGEAFIDYTADHAYSITLAVSLGQLKTLIECPYSMTHSALPEEEKRKRGMEPGGIRLAIGLEDRHDLIEDLREALERV, from the coding sequence ATGACTGACAAGCCCAGGAATCGCAAACGAGCCAAAGCGGAATACCGCATGCGCACCCACTTGATTCACGGCAATTATGACAGCAAGAAATGGGACTACGATCACCACGTCGTGCCGCCAATGTCCTCTTCCGCGACCTACCGCCTCAGCTCGGCGCAGCGCGGGGCACAGGGCTTTTTCGAGTTTGCCAGCGAGACCACCGACTTCACCAAGCATGTGCCGATTTACATCTACGAACGCCTGGAGGAGCCGACGCGCGGCATGCTGGAGGAAAATCTTGCCTATGCCGAGGGCGGAGAAATGTGCGTGACCTTTGCGACCGGCATGGCCGCGATCAGCGCCACTTTGGGCATGCTGTGTGAATCCGGCCACGAGATCGTGGCGCATCAAGTGCTTTATGGTTGCACCTACAGTCTGGTGACCAATTGGCTGCCGCGCTACGGTGTGGTGACCAAATTCGTCAATATGCAAAACGAAGAGGAATTGCGCCGGGCCATTTCTTTCAAAACGCGCGTGGTCTATTTCGAAACGCCGGTGAACCCGGATTTGAGTTTGATCGATATCGGCGCAGTGCGCAAAGTCGTGGATGAAGTCAACCGCGACCGGCCGCTGGAGCGGCAGATCAAGATCGTGGTCGACAACACCTTTGCCACGCCGTTTTGCCAGCGCCCGATCGCGCTCGGCGCAGATTTTTCCGTGCACAGCCTCACCAAAGACATCGGCGGATTCGGCACGGATATGGGCGGCGCGGTGATTGGGCCGCGGCGTTTCTACGGCCCGCTTATGCTCTATCGCAAAGATTTTGGTGGGGTGTTGTCACCCAAAAGCGCCTGGAATATTTTGGTGTACGGCCTGCCCACTTTGTCGACGCGCATGATCAACCAGCAAAAGACAGCCGGCAGAGTTGCACGCTTCCTGCAGGAGCATCCCAAAGTGGCGCGGGTGATCTATCCGGGGCTGGAGTCACATCCGCAATTCGAACTGGCCAAGCGTCAAATGTTCGACTATGAAGGCAAGTTTGCGCCGGGCGCCATGATCTACTTCGTGCTCAAGGAAACGGATGCGCGCCCCGCCGGCAGCCGCGGTGAGGCCTTCATCGACTACACTGCTGATCACGCCTATTCCATCACGCTGGCGGTGAGCTTGGGCCAACTCAAGACCCTGATCGAATGTCCCTACTCCATGACGCACTCGGCACTTCCCGAGGAGGAGAAGCGTAAAAGGGGTATGGAACCCGGTGGCATTCGCCTGGCAATTGGGTTGGAAGATAGGCACGACTTGATCGAAGATCTGCGCGAAGCGCTCGAGCGAGTGTGA
- a CDS encoding cytidylate kinase-like family protein — MSKIFHDIPVEKQILKHMHHWEMVRTEWAQQAKSSLQRPPQTFGPYLTISREQGSGGNEISQRLAERLGWHLYDREIIEAIASRTHVREELVARFDEHHQSAMDTYLRNLFTGQRFDNTQYIRHLSQVVLGVAKFGRVIILGRGANFILPPEAGLRVRIVAPPEARCRRLMAELNCEEKKAWQIISEADKKRREFLQHHFHAHANDALAYDVTINTAHFEVETATEFLITLAGSRLKPLAA, encoded by the coding sequence ATGAGCAAGATTTTCCACGACATTCCGGTGGAGAAGCAGATCCTCAAGCACATGCACCACTGGGAAATGGTACGCACGGAGTGGGCGCAGCAGGCGAAATCATCGTTGCAGCGGCCGCCGCAAACCTTCGGGCCCTACCTCACCATTTCACGCGAGCAGGGCAGCGGCGGCAACGAGATTTCGCAGCGCCTGGCGGAGAGGCTGGGTTGGCATCTCTACGACCGCGAGATCATCGAGGCAATTGCCAGCCGCACGCATGTCCGCGAGGAACTGGTGGCGCGTTTCGATGAACATCATCAGAGCGCGATGGATACCTATCTGCGCAATCTCTTCACCGGCCAGCGCTTCGACAACACCCAGTACATTCGCCATCTTTCCCAGGTGGTGCTGGGTGTCGCGAAATTCGGCCGGGTGATCATTCTGGGCCGAGGCGCGAATTTCATTCTGCCGCCGGAGGCCGGGTTGCGCGTGCGCATCGTCGCTCCGCCGGAGGCGCGCTGCCGGCGGCTGATGGCAGAGCTGAACTGTGAGGAAAAGAAAGCCTGGCAGATCATCTCCGAAGCGGACAAGAAGCGGCGGGAGTTTTTGCAGCATCATTTTCATGCGCACGCCAACGACGCCCTCGCTTATGATGTGACCATCAACACCGCGCATTTCGAGGTCGAAACGGCCACGGAATTTTTGATCACACTGGCCGGCAGCAGACTCAAGCCGCTGGCCGCATAA
- a CDS encoding radical SAM protein has protein sequence MSQASYLALHQSGELAARAETLQAHLHDCTLCPRRCHANRAAGKIGKCRATAEVVIASAGRHFGEEPELVGLGGSGTIFFTNCNLWCLFCQNYEISHLKMGQPVTIEELAGHMLHLQSRGCHNINLVTPTHFVPQIVAALALAAERGLQIPLVYNCGGYEAVETLQLLDGIIDIYMPDIKYSDDANARRFSGVRDYWQRVRPAVQEMHRQVGDLKVNRYGLAERGLLIRHLVLPQQVAGSQAVLRFIAEEISRNSYVNIMDQYRPAFKAHGLPELARRLTLPEYHAVLRAARAAGLWRGFDT, from the coding sequence ATGTCGCAAGCCTCCTACCTTGCGCTCCACCAGAGCGGCGAGCTTGCCGCCCGCGCCGAGACGCTGCAGGCGCATCTGCACGATTGCACGCTGTGCCCGCGCCGGTGCCATGCCAATCGCGCTGCCGGCAAAATCGGCAAGTGCCGCGCCACCGCGGAAGTGGTGATTGCCAGCGCGGGCCGCCATTTTGGTGAAGAACCGGAATTGGTGGGCTTGGGCGGCTCCGGCACCATCTTTTTCACCAACTGCAATTTGTGGTGCCTGTTCTGCCAGAATTATGAAATCAGCCACCTGAAAATGGGGCAACCGGTGACCATCGAGGAGTTGGCCGGCCACATGTTGCATCTGCAGAGCCGCGGTTGCCACAATATCAATCTGGTGACGCCCACCCATTTCGTGCCGCAAATCGTCGCGGCGCTGGCGCTGGCGGCCGAGCGCGGCCTGCAGATTCCTCTCGTTTACAACTGCGGCGGCTATGAAGCGGTGGAAACGCTGCAACTGCTCGACGGCATCATTGACATCTACATGCCGGACATCAAGTATTCCGATGATGCCAATGCTCGCCGTTTTTCCGGCGTGCGAGACTATTGGCAGCGCGTGCGGCCGGCGGTGCAGGAGATGCACCGCCAGGTGGGCGATCTCAAAGTCAATCGCTATGGTCTCGCCGAGCGCGGCTTGTTGATCCGGCATCTCGTTTTGCCGCAGCAGGTGGCCGGTTCGCAGGCAGTGCTGCGTTTCATCGCGGAGGAGATTTCGCGCAACAGTTACGTGAACATCATGGATCAGTACCGGCCGGCATTCAAGGCGCACGGCTTGCCCGAACTGGCGCGCCGCCTCACGCTGCCCGAATATCATGCCGTGCTGCGTGCGGCGCGGGCGGCCGGGTTGTGGCGCGGGTTCGACACGTGA
- a CDS encoding host attachment protein: protein MMIKSEMDALLQHQPDPDHPVLSVYLQQDRSRGLEAVQQMMIELKQRLRAIEQRLAKEALGSFRANTSRVLRFLEEHKLFRQSLALFSDEARGFWRWYDFNVPLRGGVWWEPAPHLSPLAEALHEYERFGVILTNRTHSRLFMVYLGEIEEAQEAFAAAEVKHIKTPARDQLRSQPTNQRHAERHALWHLKNVSDKMDRLAAQYAFDRLVLAGPPEVTSELRRLLPKRLRSRVIGLLNLPVTAGQPQVLEATMSIEREIETAGKREMITDLVTAAAKQNHAALGLADTLQALQEGRVWHLIYAEGFAAAGRSCPNCASLFADQHESCDYCGAALQPVEDLIEPMAERVLSAGGMVERVRSSVDQQLQAAGGIGAFLRF, encoded by the coding sequence ATGATGATCAAATCTGAAATGGATGCTCTGCTGCAGCATCAACCCGACCCCGACCATCCGGTTCTCAGCGTGTACCTCCAGCAGGATCGCTCCCGTGGGTTGGAGGCCGTACAACAGATGATGATCGAGCTGAAGCAACGCCTGCGGGCGATCGAACAGCGGCTGGCGAAGGAGGCGCTCGGCAGTTTTCGCGCGAATACCAGCCGCGTTTTGCGCTTTTTGGAGGAACACAAACTCTTCCGGCAAAGTCTCGCCCTTTTCAGTGATGAGGCCCGGGGGTTTTGGCGCTGGTACGATTTCAACGTGCCGCTGCGCGGCGGCGTGTGGTGGGAGCCGGCCCCGCATCTCAGCCCGCTGGCTGAAGCCCTGCACGAATATGAGCGCTTCGGTGTGATTCTCACCAATCGCACGCACAGCCGACTCTTCATGGTTTATCTCGGGGAGATCGAAGAAGCCCAGGAGGCTTTTGCCGCTGCCGAGGTGAAACACATCAAGACGCCCGCGCGGGATCAACTGCGCTCCCAGCCCACCAATCAACGCCACGCCGAGCGGCACGCCCTCTGGCACCTGAAAAACGTCTCCGACAAGATGGATCGTCTGGCAGCCCAATATGCGTTTGACCGGCTGGTGCTGGCGGGCCCGCCGGAAGTGACCAGTGAGCTGCGCCGGTTGCTGCCCAAGCGCCTGCGCTCGCGCGTGATTGGTTTGCTCAACTTGCCCGTCACCGCCGGCCAGCCCCAAGTGCTCGAGGCCACCATGAGCATCGAGCGCGAAATCGAGACGGCCGGCAAGCGCGAAATGATTACGGACCTGGTGACGGCTGCGGCCAAGCAGAATCATGCCGCGCTGGGTTTGGCCGACACCCTGCAGGCTCTGCAGGAAGGCCGGGTTTGGCATCTCATCTACGCCGAGGGCTTCGCCGCCGCCGGCAGGAGTTGCCCGAATTGCGCCAGCTTGTTCGCGGACCAGCATGAGTCCTGCGACTACTGCGGCGCCGCGCTGCAGCCGGTGGAGGATTTGATCGAACCCATGGCCGAGCGCGTGCTGTCGGCCGGCGGCATGGTGGAGCGGGTGCGCAGCAGTGTTGACCAGCAACTGCAGGCCGCCGGCGGCATCGGTGCGTTCCTGCGGTTCTGA
- a CDS encoding fumarate hydratase: protein MHLNDNFKDDLVEFIRRTSVELPDDVISSLTRATQAEQPASAAASALQTILQNVQMSKLGTTPICQDTGTLIFYVDYPAAMSTIPLRKMIEAAVVEATAKSFLRPNAVDSLTGKNSGNNSGREFPVVHFEEWQEPQLRVRLMLKGGGCENVGAQYSLPNTKLGADRDIAGIKKVILDAAFQAQGKGCAPGILGVGIGGDRETSYMISKKQFFRRLDDRNANPVLAEIEDEVLAKANQLGIGPMGFGGKTTLLGVKADWAHRLPASFFVSVSYMCWADRRRTLIVRDGKVEIH, encoded by the coding sequence ATGCATCTCAATGACAATTTCAAAGATGACCTGGTCGAGTTCATTCGCCGCACTTCGGTCGAGCTACCGGATGATGTCATCTCCTCCTTGACGCGGGCAACCCAGGCGGAACAGCCCGCCTCCGCGGCCGCCAGCGCACTGCAAACCATCCTGCAAAACGTGCAAATGTCCAAGCTCGGCACAACGCCGATTTGCCAGGACACCGGCACGCTGATCTTCTATGTGGACTATCCCGCCGCCATGTCGACCATTCCCCTGCGCAAGATGATCGAAGCCGCCGTGGTGGAAGCCACCGCCAAGTCCTTCCTGCGGCCCAATGCCGTGGACTCGCTCACCGGCAAGAACTCCGGCAACAATTCCGGCCGCGAGTTTCCCGTCGTGCATTTCGAAGAATGGCAGGAGCCGCAATTGCGCGTGCGGCTGATGCTCAAAGGCGGCGGCTGTGAAAATGTGGGCGCGCAATACAGCCTGCCCAACACCAAGCTCGGCGCCGACCGTGATATCGCCGGCATCAAGAAAGTCATTCTCGACGCCGCCTTTCAAGCGCAGGGCAAAGGCTGCGCGCCCGGCATTTTGGGCGTGGGCATCGGCGGCGATCGCGAAACCAGCTACATGATTTCAAAGAAGCAGTTTTTCCGCCGGCTGGATGATCGCAATGCCAACCCGGTGCTGGCCGAAATTGAAGACGAAGTGCTGGCCAAGGCCAATCAGCTCGGCATTGGGCCGATGGGATTTGGCGGCAAAACCACCCTGCTGGGCGTGAAGGCGGATTGGGCGCATCGCCTGCCCGCCAGTTTCTTCGTCAGCGTGTCCTACATGTGCTGGGCCGACCGCCGGCGCACCCTGATTGTCCGCGACGGCAAAGTGGAAATTCATTGA
- a CDS encoding fumarate hydratase C-terminal domain-containing protein: MIRLSLPATDAEIAALKVGDQVLLSGTIITGRDAAHHYMIENFIKREPPESERQMYEILRRALAGNVIYHCGPVVAKENGKYRFVAAGPTTSIREEPYEHLVIEKFNVKGVIGKGGMGAKTLEACRKFKAAYFHAIGGAATYIAQSVKEVIDVYKLDLGVPEAMWLIRVEDFPAVVTMDSHGGSLHAEVEARSKQKLEELLSTIK, encoded by the coding sequence ATGATTCGACTTTCACTCCCGGCCACCGACGCGGAAATCGCCGCGCTCAAAGTCGGTGACCAAGTCTTGTTGAGCGGCACCATCATCACCGGCCGCGATGCCGCGCATCATTACATGATCGAAAACTTCATCAAGCGGGAGCCGCCGGAAAGCGAGCGGCAGATGTATGAGATTCTGCGGCGCGCGCTGGCGGGCAATGTCATCTATCATTGCGGCCCGGTGGTGGCAAAGGAAAACGGCAAATACCGGTTTGTGGCCGCCGGCCCGACCACCAGCATTCGCGAAGAGCCTTATGAGCATCTGGTGATTGAAAAGTTCAACGTCAAGGGCGTGATCGGCAAGGGCGGCATGGGCGCCAAAACGCTCGAAGCCTGCCGCAAATTCAAGGCGGCTTATTTCCATGCCATTGGCGGCGCCGCGACGTATATTGCGCAATCCGTCAAGGAAGTGATCGACGTGTACAAGCTCGATCTCGGCGTGCCCGAAGCCATGTGGCTGATTCGCGTGGAAGACTTTCCCGCCGTGGTCACCATGGACAGCCACGGCGGCAGTCTGCATGCCGAGGTGGAAGCGCGCTCGAAGCAAAAGCTGGAAGAATTATTGTCAACCATCAAGTAA
- a CDS encoding T9SS type A sorting domain-containing protein, with amino-acid sequence MKGFSLLRWGCLLSFLVLQSALPQTAADADFWQKYHTSRAARKSEQAGLAKRLLAAPAVSNPQASQWDAVYYDLNLVLATAPYNLAGTVTGVFRSQAANLQAITLDFDSREDLTPWQSLQVTGNVSNWSHANWMLTVQLDRPYNPGETFQITVHYAGVPRAGGLKGFGFDKNSYGDLVISTLSEPYLARTWWPCKDDPDDKADSVRIAVTVPQNMVVGSNGVLVAEIDNGNATKTFVWKEKYPITTYLVSLAVSNYATFSAQFEYAPGRFMPLMYYVYPAQLAAAQTAFAKLPDMLRVYSNLFGDYPFLDEKYGHAVFEWGGAMEHQTLTSIGGVGTNWEYTYAHELAHQWFGDLVTCQNWGDIWLNEGFATYCEALWVEATKGKKAYLDYQVAALNYLQGWGRDPIYRYDTQNPWYIFHSTVYDKGGWVLHMLRRVLGDSVFMNILRGYPNDPAFKFKTATTAQFRDYCEQVSGRELDWFFQQWIYEPYYPVYEWGTTVLSSPGGSSLFMKIEQTQSRVSADYDHLYKMPLEVEIVFLDRTTERFTVWDSLQVQTFELPLRATPAAVRLDPENWVLKEARRVQLTDIADPGEVAPVFRLWQNYPNPFNPSTVIRYDLPQSAAVELAIYEVQGKKIYTFPTAMQAAGSHAVTWDGKDQAGNLVASGVYVYRLKMGGQVRVRKMILLR; translated from the coding sequence ATGAAAGGTTTTTCCCTGCTGCGGTGGGGGTGTTTGCTGTCGTTTCTGGTGTTGCAATCCGCCCTGCCGCAAACTGCCGCTGACGCCGATTTCTGGCAAAAGTATCACACCAGCCGCGCCGCTCGCAAAAGCGAGCAGGCCGGCCTCGCCAAGCGGCTGCTCGCTGCGCCGGCAGTGTCGAATCCGCAAGCCAGCCAGTGGGACGCGGTGTACTATGACCTGAATCTGGTGCTGGCGACGGCGCCCTACAATCTCGCGGGCACGGTGACCGGCGTGTTTCGCAGCCAGGCCGCCAATCTCCAGGCGATCACGCTCGATTTCGACTCGCGCGAAGATCTCACGCCGTGGCAATCTCTGCAAGTCACCGGTAACGTCAGCAATTGGTCGCATGCCAATTGGATGCTGACCGTGCAGCTTGACCGGCCCTACAATCCCGGAGAAACCTTTCAGATCACCGTGCACTACGCCGGCGTGCCGCGCGCCGGCGGCCTCAAAGGCTTCGGCTTCGACAAGAATTCCTACGGCGATCTCGTGATCTCGACGTTGAGCGAGCCCTATTTGGCGCGCACCTGGTGGCCCTGCAAAGATGATCCCGACGACAAGGCGGACTCGGTGCGCATTGCCGTGACCGTGCCGCAGAACATGGTTGTCGGCTCCAATGGCGTGCTGGTGGCGGAGATCGACAACGGCAACGCGACCAAAACCTTCGTGTGGAAGGAGAAGTATCCCATCACCACCTACCTGGTTTCACTCGCGGTTTCCAACTACGCCACATTCAGCGCGCAATTCGAGTATGCGCCCGGCCGCTTCATGCCGCTGATGTACTATGTTTATCCCGCGCAATTGGCCGCTGCGCAGACCGCTTTCGCCAAGCTGCCGGACATGCTGCGTGTCTATTCCAACCTCTTCGGCGATTATCCCTTCCTCGATGAAAAATACGGCCACGCCGTGTTCGAGTGGGGCGGCGCGATGGAGCATCAAACCTTGACCAGCATCGGCGGCGTCGGCACCAACTGGGAATACACCTACGCGCACGAGCTGGCGCATCAGTGGTTCGGCGATCTCGTCACCTGTCAGAACTGGGGCGACATTTGGTTGAACGAAGGCTTCGCGACCTATTGCGAAGCCTTATGGGTCGAGGCGACGAAAGGCAAAAAAGCCTATTTGGATTATCAGGTGGCCGCGCTCAACTATTTGCAGGGCTGGGGCCGCGATCCCATCTACCGCTACGACACGCAAAATCCCTGGTACATTTTTCACAGCACGGTCTACGACAAAGGCGGCTGGGTGCTGCACATGCTGCGCCGCGTGCTGGGCGATTCGGTGTTCATGAACATTCTGCGCGGGTATCCCAATGACCCGGCTTTCAAGTTCAAGACCGCAACCACGGCGCAATTCCGCGACTATTGCGAGCAGGTGAGCGGCCGCGAGCTTGATTGGTTTTTCCAGCAGTGGATTTATGAGCCGTACTATCCGGTCTATGAATGGGGCACGACCGTGCTCTCGTCCCCGGGCGGGAGCTCCCTGTTCATGAAGATCGAGCAAACTCAGTCGCGCGTGTCTGCGGATTACGATCATCTCTACAAGATGCCGCTCGAGGTGGAAATCGTCTTCCTCGATCGCACCACTGAGCGCTTCACGGTGTGGGATTCGTTGCAGGTGCAGACGTTCGAATTGCCGCTGCGCGCCACCCCGGCGGCGGTGCGGCTCGATCCGGAGAATTGGGTGTTGAAGGAAGCGCGCCGCGTGCAGCTCACTGACATTGCAGACCCGGGCGAGGTTGCGCCGGTGTTCCGGCTGTGGCAGAACTATCCCAATCCCTTCAACCCGAGCACCGTCATTCGCTACGACCTGCCGCAATCCGCCGCGGTGGAGCTGGCGATTTATGAGGTACAGGGCAAGAAGATCTATACCTTTCCCACGGCCATGCAGGCAGCGGGCAGTCACGCCGTGACGTGGGACGGCAAAGATCAGGCAGGCAACCTGGTGGCCAGCGGCGTGTACGTGTATCGCCTGAAGATGGGCGGACAGGTTCGGGTGAGAAAGATGATCTTACTGCGGTAG
- a CDS encoding T9SS type A sorting domain-containing protein, translating into MAVGVLGYGPGHDRLYLSRDEGETWLDRSATLPYKSSLDRYSIPWAIRISRHHPDHMSAGLTEGFFRTIDGGEHWAEQNTGLAMPHFRVPYITTIVTALATSAQQPDLILVGTSNDGIYRSRDAGKTWQFASAPSGNLVSLAAAENAGKIIAASSGGIYSLEGGTWTPTTMLIGQLMSSVMQVAISPHNPQLLLCSVHDASESKYTFKSTDAGKTWQAGIANWGGNWVFDPVDTNLIFMTSGRVSRDQGDSWQPLPIPASPSFPTDLAVHPTDNKILYLLRRDGSIDRSLDQGATWSQIRAGMDSNQTIIRIDPRQPSTLYLGGTRLYRSEDAGQSWTYLPFHDDISGIVCCSHNQEFFIATLREGVWRSADAGNSFTKMDGLPSDRIVALAFAVQQQRKKLFAGTQGAGVYQCDLGPVLAAKDEPRIPFRYVSAQNYPNPFNTGTTIRYSLPRAGLAELAIYNTRGEEVYAFPATHQLEGRHEARWEGKDQAGSQVASGVYVYHLKMGGQVQVRKMVLVH; encoded by the coding sequence GTGGCAGTCGGTGTTCTCGGTTACGGACCGGGGCATGACAGGCTCTACCTCAGTCGCGACGAGGGCGAAACCTGGCTTGACCGTTCCGCAACCCTTCCCTATAAATCCAGTCTCGACCGATACTCCATTCCGTGGGCCATCAGAATCTCCCGGCACCATCCCGATCACATGTCTGCCGGATTGACTGAAGGATTTTTTCGAACCATTGATGGCGGCGAGCATTGGGCGGAACAGAACACCGGCCTGGCCATGCCTCATTTTCGGGTACCCTACATCACGACTATCGTCACTGCGCTGGCGACTTCAGCGCAGCAGCCGGACTTGATTCTCGTCGGCACGTCAAATGACGGCATTTATCGTTCGAGAGATGCCGGCAAGACCTGGCAGTTTGCCAGCGCGCCTTCTGGAAACTTGGTCTCGCTGGCGGCGGCGGAAAATGCGGGAAAGATCATTGCTGCGAGCAGTGGAGGAATCTATTCGTTGGAAGGCGGCACTTGGACTCCGACGACGATGTTGATCGGCCAGCTCATGAGCAGCGTGATGCAAGTAGCGATCAGCCCGCATAACCCTCAACTGCTGCTTTGCAGCGTCCACGACGCCTCTGAATCGAAATACACCTTCAAATCCACTGATGCTGGAAAAACCTGGCAGGCTGGCATTGCCAATTGGGGCGGGAATTGGGTTTTTGATCCGGTGGATACAAACCTGATTTTCATGACCAGCGGCAGAGTCTCCCGCGATCAGGGCGATTCCTGGCAGCCATTGCCGATTCCAGCCAGCCCGTCTTTCCCCACGGATTTGGCGGTTCATCCCACCGACAACAAGATTCTCTACCTGCTGCGGCGCGACGGCAGCATCGATCGCAGTCTTGACCAAGGCGCAACCTGGTCGCAAATTCGCGCCGGCATGGACTCGAATCAGACCATTATCCGGATTGACCCGCGCCAGCCCAGCACCCTCTATCTGGGCGGCACACGATTGTACAGAAGCGAGGACGCCGGACAAAGTTGGACGTATTTGCCGTTTCACGATGACATATCCGGTATCGTTTGCTGCAGCCATAACCAGGAATTCTTCATTGCCACGCTGCGGGAGGGCGTTTGGCGTTCGGCCGACGCCGGCAACTCATTCACCAAAATGGATGGCCTGCCCTCGGATCGCATTGTTGCGCTTGCGTTTGCCGTGCAGCAGCAGAGAAAGAAGCTGTTTGCGGGAACGCAGGGTGCCGGTGTTTATCAATGCGACTTGGGCCCGGTGCTGGCAGCCAAAGATGAACCGCGGATTCCGTTCCGGTACGTGTCTGCGCAAAATTATCCCAATCCCTTCAATACGGGAACGACGATTCGCTATTCGTTGCCGCGCGCCGGCCTGGCCGAGCTGGCTATTTACAACACACGGGGCGAAGAGGTGTATGCCTTTCCGGCGACGCATCAACTGGAAGGAAGGCATGAAGCAAGATGGGAGGGTAAAGATCAGGCAGGCAGCCAAGTGGCCAGCGGCGTTTACGTGTATCACCTGAAGATGGGCGGACAGGTTCAGGTGAGAAAGATGGTTTTGGTGCATTGA
- a CDS encoding CBS domain-containing protein, translated as MKLLRIARVPPVVVSPADTVQTAVEKMCDVGVGAVAVVDQAGRPVGIFTERDLMLRVVRPGRDPHETHVEKVMTRDPLVAPQEMEASDAFEFMTDKNFRHLPLTDHFGKLQGMLSVRHLMRHIVEHLSHELEGMNAYLGADAPGGD; from the coding sequence ATGAAGCTCTTGCGCATCGCGCGTGTGCCGCCGGTGGTGGTGTCGCCCGCGGACACCGTGCAAACCGCCGTGGAGAAGATGTGTGATGTTGGCGTCGGCGCGGTGGCAGTGGTGGATCAAGCCGGCCGGCCGGTGGGCATTTTCACCGAGCGCGATCTCATGCTGCGCGTGGTGCGCCCCGGCCGCGATCCGCATGAAACGCACGTCGAAAAAGTCATGACCCGCGACCCGTTGGTGGCGCCGCAGGAAATGGAAGCCAGCGACGCCTTCGAATTCATGACCGACAAAAATTTCCGCCACCTGCCGCTCACCGATCATTTCGGCAAACTGCAGGGCATGCTCTCGGTGCGCCATCTCATGCGGCACATCGTCGAGCATCTCTCGCATGAGCTGGAGGGCATGAACGCCTATCTCGGAGCTGATGCGCCGGGAGGAGACTGA